DNA from Asanoa sp. WMMD1127:
CCGAACGGATCGTCGTCGACAACGGTGTCGGCGTCGGCGCCGGCGCGGCGACCGCCACGATGACCCGGCCCCGACCGACCCCGACCGGTGCGGCCGTCGCGGCGCCGGCCGAGGTCGCCGCGGCGCCACCACACCTGAGCACGATCGGCGGCCTCGCCCTCGGTGGCGCGTTGCTGGCCCTGCCCGGCGCGCTGGCCGGCTTTGCCGCGTCGATGGGGAGCTCGGCCGTCGTGGTGCTGACCGCCGCCCTGGCCGGTTCGAGCCTGGGGATGGCGGTGCTGGCGGCGTCGCGTACCCGGATGGCGCCGTTCCTGTCCTATGCCTCCGTCGGCCTCGCCGGCGGCGCCACGGTGACTGCCGGCACCGCGCTGGCCACCAACGTCTCCCCGGGGGTTTACGCGGCCGGCGCGGCCATGCTGGGCATCCTCGCGGAGCTGCTGCGGTCGACCGCCCCGCCGAGCGGTGAGATCGACTCGGCCCGCCGCTGGAGCGCGGCCGGATCAGGCCTGTGGCGACGGGTGCCCGGAGGCTTCGGCCGGCGGTGGTCGCTCGACCCGGCGATGGGTGCGCTGCTGCTGGCCGTACCCGGCGTGCTGTTCGCCCTCTATGCCCTCGGCCCGGCGCTGATCGCCGCCCTGATCGACCCGCTGCAGGTCCTCAACGGCGTCTGGGAGGGCCCGCCGGCGGCGCTGCTCGACCCACCGCCGGGCGCCGTCGAACCGTCCAATGTGCTCGCCGCGCTGCTGCTCACGCTCGCCGCCGGCCTGGCCGCGCTGGCGTTCTCCGGCGGCCGGCCGCTGCGGGCCGTGCCGGTGGCGCTGCCGGGCATCGCCGTCACCATCCTGATCACGCCGGTGTCGCTCGGCTACGGCTGGCCACACAGCACCCGGGCCGCGCTGGCCGTGTTCGCGGTCGCGATGCTCGGCCTGGCGCTGACCCCGCCGCCGCCGGAGTCGGAGCTGGCGCAGTCGCTGCGCACGGCCCGGATCGCCACGTTCGTGATCGGGCTGGCCGCCGGAAACGCCGGCCTGGTCGGCAGCCTCGCCACCCGCGCGATGACGCTGCTGACCCTCGGCAGCGCGGTGCTCGTGGGCGCGATCGCGGCGTTGTACGGGCGGACCGAGCGCTCCCGCATCCTCGGCTGGCTGTTCGCGGCGATCATGGGCCAGGCCTTTGTGCTGACCGTCGGCCTCGTCGGCGGCCTCCCGCGCACCACGTCGGCGTTCGGCGTCCTGGCGGTCGGCGCCGCGCTGCTGATCGGCGCCGCACTGCTGCCCCGGCTGCGCCGGCCCGAGGCGTCCCGCGAGGCGACGACCGTCGAGTGGAGCGGCTACGCGGGCGGCCTGATCGCGTTCGCGCTCGCCTTCGACTCGCGGCCGCACCTCGCCGGCCTGCTCGCCGCCTGGGGCGCGGTGCTCGGCGTCGCGGCGGGCCGCCCCGGCCGGCAGGCGTCCCGGCGCCGGGTCATCTTCTACACCGCGCTCGGCTGCGAGGTGGCGGCCTGGTGGCTGCTGATGGACCTGGCCGAGGTGCGGCTGCTGGAGGCCTACACGCTGCCGTTCGCGGCGGTCGCGCTGGTGGCGGGCCTGATCGAGCTGCGGCAGCGGCCGTCGCTGGGGAGCTGGGTGGCGTACGGACCGGCCCTGGTCGCGGCCTTCCTCCCGACCACGGTGATCGTGCTGATCGGCGACACGACGGACACCCGCGAGCTGCTGCTGCTGGTCGGGGCGGCGGCGACGCTGGTCTTCGGCTCGATGGTCAAGCAGCAGGCGCCCTTCATCGTGGGCGCGGTGGTCACCGCCATCTCGGCCATCCATTTCACGGTGACTCGCGTCGGCCCGTACTACGTCGTCCTGCCGATCGGCGTCATCCTGCTGATCCTCGGCGCCAGCAACGAGAACCGCCGCCGCGCCCAGGAACGCATCCGCAGCCTGGGCCGGATGCGTTAGGACGCGCCGCGGCAGGCTGCGCCGACCGACAGCCCACGCAGGTCGACTTCCGACCGCGGCCGGATCACGCCGCCGTCACGCCGGGCGCAGGGAGGCCTTGAGCGCCGCTTCCTTCTCGGCGACCAGCACCTCGAGGCCCGCCTGGAAGTCGACCATGCGTTGCCGCAGGGCCGGATCGGCCGCCGCGAGGATGCGGACCGCGAGCAGGCCCGCGTTGCGGGCGCCGCCGATCGAGACCGTGGCCACCGGCACGCCGGCCGGCATCTGCACGATCGAGAGCAGGGAGTCCATGCCGTCGAGATATTTCAGCGGCACCGGGACGCCGATCACCGGCAGCGGGGTGGCCGACGCGACCATGCCCGGCAGGTGGGCGGCCCCGCCCGCACCCGCGATGATCACCTGGAGGCCACGGTCGGCCGCCGTTCGGGCGTACGCGATCATCTTGTCGGGTGTGCGATGGGCGGAGACGACGCCGACCTCGTAGGCGACGCCGAACTCGTCGAGGGCCTCCGCCGCGGCGCGCATCGTCGCCCAGTCGGAGTCGCTGCCCATGATCACGCCGACGGCGGTCACCAGTGCGTCCCTTCGCGTAGCCACCAGGCCGCACGGGCGGCGCGGGCGCGCAACGACTCGAGGTCGTCGCCGAGAACCGTCACGTGGCCGATCTTGCGGCCGGGCCGCGACTGCTTGCCGTAGAGGTGCACCCGGGCGCCCGGATCCTCGGCGAACAGGTGGTGCAGCCGCTCGTCGGTCGACATGCCGCCCGCCGGCCCGCCGAGCACGTTGGCGCTGACCACGACGGGCGCCGCCAGCGCCGTGTCGCCCAGCGGGTAGTCGAGCACCGCCCGCAGATGCTGCTCGAACTGCGACGTGCGAGCGCCCTCGATCGTCCAGTGGCCGGAGTTGTGGGGGCGCATGGCCAGCTCGTTGACGACCAGCCCGCCCGGCGTCTCGAACAGCTCCACCGCCAGCAGGCCGACCACGTCGAGCGCCGTCGCCAGGTCGATCGCCAGCTTCTGCGCCTCGACCGCGAGGTCCTCGGGCAGCAGCGGCGCCGGCGCCAGCACCTCGACGTTGATGCCGTCGCGCTGCACGGTCTCGACCACCGGGTACGCGGCCACCTGGCCGAACGGCGACCGCGCCACCTGCACCGCCAGCTCGCGCCGCAGCGTCACCAGCTCCTCGGCGATCAGCTCGGTCCCGCTGCCCAGGACCTCGGCAGCCGCGGCGGGCGAGTCGACGACCCACACGCCGCGCCCGTCGTAGCCGCCCCGGGCCGCCTTCAACACCAGCGGCCAGCCGGCCTGCGCGCCGAACGAGGCCAGGTCGGCCGGCGAGGCGATCGGCTGCCACCGCGGCACCGGCGCGCCCAGCCCCGACAGCCGCTCCCGCATGCGCCGCTTGTCCTGCGCGAACACGAGCGCGTCGGCGGACGGGAACACCTTGACGCCCTCGGCGGCCAGCGCGCGGATGTGCGCCTCCGGCACGTGCTCGTGGTCGAAGGTGACGACGTCACAACCCTTGGCGAAGGTACGCAGCGCGGCCAGGTCGGTGTGCTCGCCGATCTGCACGTCGGCGACGACCATCGCGGCGCCGTCGTCGGGGTGGGCGGCGAGCACGCGCAGCGACTGGCCGAGCGCGATGGCGGCCTGGTGGGTCATCCGGGCCAGCTGGCCCGCGCCCACCATGCCGACGACAGGCAGTCCGGTCCGGGAATCCATGGCGCGGGAAAGCCTATCCCGGGGTCACCGACGGGCGAGCTGCGCGGTGAGGTCCGCCACCGCCGTCGTGGGGCGATCACAGACGAAACCGCGGCAGACGTACGCCGTGGGCGCGCCGTCGAGCAACGGACGATCAGCCAACAGTGGTACGCCCGGCGCGTCCGGCGGCCCGACCAGCACCACGGCGCCCGGCGGGGCGAGCTCGTAGGCGGTCGCCACCAGCGGATCGCCGGTCGGGTCGTCGGTGGTGGCGATGACGATTTCGTAGGGGCCGGAAAGCAGTGCCTCCGCGGTGGCGGCGGCGTACCCGGAGAACCGCGGGTACTGGGCGACGATCGGGGCGACCGTGCCCAGCGCGGCCTCGGCCGCCTCCCG
Protein-coding regions in this window:
- the purE gene encoding 5-(carboxyamino)imidazole ribonucleotide mutase; this translates as MTAVGVIMGSDSDWATMRAAAEALDEFGVAYEVGVVSAHRTPDKMIAYARTAADRGLQVIIAGAGGAAHLPGMVASATPLPVIGVPVPLKYLDGMDSLLSIVQMPAGVPVATVSIGGARNAGLLAVRILAAADPALRQRMVDFQAGLEVLVAEKEAALKASLRPA
- a CDS encoding 5-(carboxyamino)imidazole ribonucleotide synthase, translating into MDSRTGLPVVGMVGAGQLARMTHQAAIALGQSLRVLAAHPDDGAAMVVADVQIGEHTDLAALRTFAKGCDVVTFDHEHVPEAHIRALAAEGVKVFPSADALVFAQDKRRMRERLSGLGAPVPRWQPIASPADLASFGAQAGWPLVLKAARGGYDGRGVWVVDSPAAAAEVLGSGTELIAEELVTLRRELAVQVARSPFGQVAAYPVVETVQRDGINVEVLAPAPLLPEDLAVEAQKLAIDLATALDVVGLLAVELFETPGGLVVNELAMRPHNSGHWTIEGARTSQFEQHLRAVLDYPLGDTALAAPVVVSANVLGGPAGGMSTDERLHHLFAEDPGARVHLYGKQSRPGRKIGHVTVLGDDLESLRARAARAAWWLREGTHW